The region GGTGGATCCGCGTGCGCCCATCGCGACGCCGACCGTCGCGGCCGCCAGCGCCGGGGCGTCGTTGATGCCGTCGCCGACCATCACCGTGACCGCCGAGTCGCGTTCGCCGCGCACCGCCGCGACCTTGTCGGTGGGGCTCTGGTGGGCGTAGACCTCGTCCAGTCCGAGCACGGCGCCCACCTCGCGGGCGGGGTCGGGGCGGTCACCGGTCAGCATGACGATGCGCTGCAGTCCCGCGGCGCGCAGTCGCCGGATCGTGCGGGGAGCGTCCCGGCGCAACGGATCCCGCAAGAGGATGGCGCCGACGGTGACGCCGTCGAGCGATACCCAGGAGATCGCCGCCGAGTCCAGGCGGGCGCGGTTGAGCGCCGTCCTGGCCCACGGTGCGTCGAGCCGGTCGGCAGGCTGCTTGCCCACCCGTACGTGGTGGGCTCCGAGTGTGGCCGAGACGCCCTGGCCGGCCTCCTCGACGACGTTGTCGGGGAGCGCAAGCTCCAGGCCTCGGGTGAGCGCTTCGGTGACGATCGACGCGGCCAGCACGTGGGCCGACATCTGGTCGACCGATGCGGCGGTCTGCAGGACTTCGCCGGCGGAGTAACCGGGTGCGGTCAGGATCTGCACCACCACGGGGCGGCCCTCGGTCAGGGTGCCGGTCTTGTCGAGCACCAATGTGGTTGCCGACCCGAGACTTTCGAGCGCCGCGCCGCCGCGGATCACCACCCCGCGGCGAGACGCGCGCGAGAGCCCCGAGACGATGGCCACCGGCGCGGCCAGCAGCAGCGGGCACGGCGTCGCCACCACCAGCACCGCGACGGCGCGCACCGCAGAGCCGGTCAGTGCCCACGCGCCGCCGGCCACCAAGAGCGTGAGGGGGAGAAACCAGGCGGCCATCCGGTCGGCGAGCCGGATCACCGGTGCGCTCTCGGCGGCCGCCTGCTGCGCCAAGCGGGTGATCCCGGCGTAGGTGCTGTCGGCGGCGGTCGCCGTCGCGCGGAGCTCGAAGACGCCGCCGGCGTTGACCGCGCCGCTGCGGATCGGCTCCCCGGCCCGGTACTCGTTCTGCAGCGGTTCACCGGTCAGCGCCGACTCATCGAGCACGGCAATCGATTCGGCGACGCGGCCATCGGCGGGGACGATTTCTCCGGTGCCCACCACCAGGATGTCGCCGACCTCGACCTGCTCTGCCGGCACCACGCTGACGACCGAGCCGACGCGGCGGCGGGCGAATCGCGGGGCACGCTCGAGAAGGGCGCGCAGGTCGTGCCGTGCACGCCGTTGCGCGGCGGCCTCGAGCGCCCGGCCGCCCGCGAGCATCACGGCGATCAGCGCACCGGCCAGGTATTCACCGACGAGCAGAGTGCCGACCAGAGACAGCACGGCGATCACGTCGACGCCGACGCGTTTCTGGCGCAGCGCGGCGATGACCCACAGCGCGGAGGGGATCAAGGCGGCGGCCGTGCCCGCCATCCAGAACCCGTCCGCCACCGTGCGGCTGCCGGCGAGCCAGGCGATGCCCCCACCGGCGAGTGCGCCCACCGTGATCGCCGTCAGCGCGGGCTCGGCGAACCTGCGCCACCGGCTGAGATGCTCCGGCGCCATTGGACGCGACGTGGCGGTCACCGTGCGGCTTGCGTCGGATTTCGCCACTCCGCGGCGGGGCCCTGATTTCGCCACTCCGCGGCGGGGGCCTGATTTCGCCACTCCGCGGCGGGGGCCTGATTTCGCCACTCCGCGGCGGCGAGCAGTACCCGCCGTTCAGCCGCGGCGATCACCCTCCGGGCGGACGCCGCCGCGTCCGGGTTCACCGAGACCGAGGTGATGCCCATGCGGACCAGATGTTCGGCGAAGGCCGGATTGGTCGACGGCGCCTGACCGCACAGAGACGACGTGATGCCCATCCTGCGTGCGGTGCCGATGATCTGTCCGATCGCATCGAGCACCGCCGGGTCGGACTCGTCGAACAGCTCGGAACACACGTCGGAGTCGCGGTCGACGCCGAGGACCAGCTGCGTGAGGTCGTTGCTGCCGATGGACACGCCGTCGATACCCATCCCGATATAGGACGGCAGCCAGTGGACGACCGACGGGACCTCGGCCATCACCCAGCGGTGCAGACCGCGCTGGCGACCCAGCGGACTCTTGTCCACCAGCGACAGGCACGCCTCGAGCTCCCAGCGCGTGCGCACGAACGGGATCATCAGGGCGACGTTCGGGGACTGCTCGCGGACCCGGGCCAGCGCCTCGAGCTCGAGGGCGAACAGATCGGGTTCCGAGACGTACCGGTAGCAGCCCCGGTACCCGATCATGGGGTTGTGTTCGACGGGTTCGTAGGCCTCACCGCCCACCAGACCGCGGAACTCGTTGCTGCGGAAGTCGGTGGCCCGGTAGACCACCGGGCGCGGCGCGAAGGCTGCGGCGATGCGGCCGACCGAGGCCACCAACTTCTCCACCAGCGTGCCCTGCTCACCGTGCGCGATCAGGTCACGCGGATGACGGCCGCCCAGCGCCTCGGTCAGCATGAACTCGGCGCGCAGCAAACCGACACCGTCGACCGGCTGCGCCGCAACGGATTCCGCGGAATCCGGCATGGCGAGGTTGACGTAGACCTTGGTGCCGGTCACCTCGCTGGGCGCCGCGACCGGAGCGCTGCGCTCAGTGGTCACGGCCGCCTTCTTCTCGACGCGACCGGAGACGACCTCACCGCGGGCCCCGTCGACCGTCACCATGGTGCCGTCGTGCAGGTCGCGGGTTGCGGTGCGGGTGCCGACCACACACGGGACACCGAGCTCGCGCGCCACGATCGCGGCATGACACGTCATGCCTCCGGTGTCGGTGACCAGCGCCGCGGCCCGGCGGATGGTCGGCAGCCAGTCGGGGTTGGTCATCTGCGCGACGAGAATCTCGCCCTCCTGAAGCCGTTCCCCCTCGTCGGGTGTCTGGAGCACGCGGACCTTGCCCGACGCGATGCCGGGGGCAGCGGCCAAACCGCGGGCGAGCACCACATGCTTGTCCGCCGGCGGCGGAGTGGTGTGGCCCAGCGTCGTGATCGGGCGTGCCTGCACCAGATACGTCTTGCCGTCTTCGATGGCCCACTCGGTGTCCTGCGGGCACCCGTTGTGCCTCTCGGTGGCGATCGCGAGCTCGGCGATCGAACGCAGCTCCTCGTCGGAGAGCACCCGGGAATCGGCCTGCGCGTCGTCGAGGTCGACGGGCGCGTCGTGACCGTCCGCGCCCCGCACGATCTTGAACGCCTTGTGACCCAAGCGGACATCGAGAGGTGCGAGGGTGTCCTTGGCGACGATGTACGTGTCGGGCTCGACCTCGCCGGAGACCACGACTTCGCCGAGGCCGAAGGCGCCCTCGATGACGACGCGGTCCTGCGCGCCGTTGCTGGGGTCGGCGGTGAACGCGACCCCGGCCTTCTCAGAGTTAACCATCTGCTGCACGACGACGGCCATCGCGGGATCGCTGGTGAATCCGCGGCTCGCCCGGTAGGTGACGACGCGAGGGCTGAACAGCGACATCCAGCACCGCACCACCGCGTCGATCAATGCGTCGTCGCCGCTGACATTCGTGATCGTCGCGTTCATACCGGCGAACGACGCATCGGCGCCGTCCTCGCCGGTCGCCGAGGAACGCACCGCGACGACCGTGCTTGTGCCCAGCTCGTGGTAGGCCGACAGGATCAGCCGGCGGACGGCGTCGTCCACCCCGGCCTTGTGGACCAAACCCTGCATGCGCTTGCACCGCTCGGCGAGGTGGGCGGTGTCGGCGGCGGTCGCGAGTGCTTCGCGGTGCAGCGCGTTCAGTTCCGCGTCGACCCCGCCCGAGCGCATCGAATCCCGGTAGCAGTCCCGCAGCAGAACGAAACCCGGTGGCACCGGTAGGTGGGCGGCCACCATCTCGCCCATGTTCGCGCCCTTGCCGCCGGCGTCCTCCGCGTCGGCGATCGTCAATGTCGAGATGTCGCGCACGTATGTCACGTCAGAGTCCATGCGCCCAACACTGCGCTGCGTTGCCGGGTGCCCGTAGCGTCCGAGGGCCACAGCCTCACGCCGAAGGTCCCGAATACGAAGGGCATTAGGTCACTGTCTGGTCGAGGAGTGACTTCGGGCCCTTCCCCTCGCCTCCCCGAACGCGATGCCATGTGCTCCCGAAGTGCTCCCGAACCTCCTGCAGGAGTGTGTCCTTTGAAGCTCCCGGTCTTCGTCGACCCGCGGTACCACGACGCTGTGATTTTCGACCTCGACGGCGTGGTCACCGACACAGCGGCCCTTCATGCGGCGGCGTGGAAGGCCACGCTCGACGAATACCTGTCGCAACGCCCCAGATCCGCCGGCGAGGACTCGAGCCCTATCACCGATGAGGAGTACCGCACACTGGTCGACGGGAAGCCGAACGGTATCAGCGATTTCCTCGCATCCCGCGGAATATCGATCCCGTCGGGTACTGAGGAGGAGGACCGCGAGGGCACCGCGCGAGGACTCGACAAGCGCGAGCAGCAGCTCTTCACCGGGCTGCTCGCCGACGGCGTGCCGATCTTCGAGTCCGCCGTCGAACTCGTCCACGACCTCTCCGCCGTGGGCATCTGCACTGCGGTTGTCTCCTCCAAGAGTGACTGCACTCGGGTGCTCGGCGCCGCCGGTCTCCAGGACCTCTTCGGAACCCGGGTCGACGGCTTAGCCCGATCGGAGCTGCTGATGGAGACCGCCCGGCGACTCGGGGCGCATCCCGGGCGATGTGTGGTGATCGACTCCTCGGAGTTAGGGATGTCGGCCGCGCGTGACGCCGGGTTCGGACTGGTGATCGGCGTCGCCCGGATCAGCCGGGCCAAGGACCTTCAACGATGCGGCGCCGATATCGTGGTCACCGACCTGGTCGCCGTGTCGGTGCGGGACAGCTTCCGCAAGACGTCGGAGATGGCCGATGCGCTGTCGTCCTACAGCGAGTTGGCACCGCTGCTGGAGACGCGGCAGCCGGTCGTCATGCTCGACTTCGACGGCACACTGTCCGAGATCGTCGGCGACCCCGATACCGCAACGCTGATCCCGGGTGCGGACAA is a window of Mycolicibacterium chubuense NBB4 DNA encoding:
- a CDS encoding heavy metal translocating P-type ATPase, whose amino-acid sequence is MAPEHLSRWRRFAEPALTAITVGALAGGGIAWLAGSRTVADGFWMAGTAAALIPSALWVIAALRQKRVGVDVIAVLSLVGTLLVGEYLAGALIAVMLAGGRALEAAAQRRARHDLRALLERAPRFARRRVGSVVSVVPAEQVEVGDILVVGTGEIVPADGRVAESIAVLDESALTGEPLQNEYRAGEPIRSGAVNAGGVFELRATATAADSTYAGITRLAQQAAAESAPVIRLADRMAAWFLPLTLLVAGGAWALTGSAVRAVAVLVVATPCPLLLAAPVAIVSGLSRASRRGVVIRGGAALESLGSATTLVLDKTGTLTEGRPVVVQILTAPGYSAGEVLQTAASVDQMSAHVLAASIVTEALTRGLELALPDNVVEEAGQGVSATLGAHHVRVGKQPADRLDAPWARTALNRARLDSAAISWVSLDGVTVGAILLRDPLRRDAPRTIRRLRAAGLQRIVMLTGDRPDPAREVGAVLGLDEVYAHQSPTDKVAAVRGERDSAVTVMVGDGINDAPALAAATVGVAMGARGSTASSDAADIVLTTDRLDRLADAMDIARWSRRIALQSAAVGMALSLIAMAVAAAGWLPPAWGALLQEAIDVTVILNALRALRADPATGVDLPSETEDLLRRFAVEHDQLRDAVGLLRETADRLVSGDPDALGVLTRAHSFLTERLLPHEFAEETQLYPALARPLGSGEATATMSRTHAEIQRLSDRIGTHVAVAEAAQAVQADQLDDLLACLYGLYALLQLHFLQEEENYFTLADAADERTQLK
- the ppsA gene encoding phosphoenolpyruvate synthase, translating into MDSDVTYVRDISTLTIADAEDAGGKGANMGEMVAAHLPVPPGFVLLRDCYRDSMRSGGVDAELNALHREALATAADTAHLAERCKRMQGLVHKAGVDDAVRRLILSAYHELGTSTVVAVRSSATGEDGADASFAGMNATITNVSGDDALIDAVVRCWMSLFSPRVVTYRASRGFTSDPAMAVVVQQMVNSEKAGVAFTADPSNGAQDRVVIEGAFGLGEVVVSGEVEPDTYIVAKDTLAPLDVRLGHKAFKIVRGADGHDAPVDLDDAQADSRVLSDEELRSIAELAIATERHNGCPQDTEWAIEDGKTYLVQARPITTLGHTTPPPADKHVVLARGLAAAPGIASGKVRVLQTPDEGERLQEGEILVAQMTNPDWLPTIRRAAALVTDTGGMTCHAAIVARELGVPCVVGTRTATRDLHDGTMVTVDGARGEVVSGRVEKKAAVTTERSAPVAAPSEVTGTKVYVNLAMPDSAESVAAQPVDGVGLLRAEFMLTEALGGRHPRDLIAHGEQGTLVEKLVASVGRIAAAFAPRPVVYRATDFRSNEFRGLVGGEAYEPVEHNPMIGYRGCYRYVSEPDLFALELEALARVREQSPNVALMIPFVRTRWELEACLSLVDKSPLGRQRGLHRWVMAEVPSVVHWLPSYIGMGIDGVSIGSNDLTQLVLGVDRDSDVCSELFDESDPAVLDAIGQIIGTARRMGITSSLCGQAPSTNPAFAEHLVRMGITSVSVNPDAAASARRVIAAAERRVLLAAAEWRNQAPAAEWRNQAPAAEWRNQGPAAEWRNPTQAAR